DNA from Rhinatrema bivittatum chromosome 1, aRhiBiv1.1, whole genome shotgun sequence:
AACAGCGATCCACTAATTACCGTCATATGAAGAACAGAGTACTGTTCTATCATTGTGGAGATACATTTTTTTATGTGAATTTATTAGTGTCTCATATAACTTCCTTAATTATTTCCAATACATACACACTACGTGGGTcagttaactttaaaaaaaatgtttcttttgctgtctgaaaatttttttttttttttttttttttttagagaactACTTAGCCAGGTACTGTAAGTAAAGATACTCGTTCtgaagagatttttttaaatcaatcttTCACAAATATATTTGGGGTCGACTTCCCATATGAAGATCTATGGGGTAGTTTGAAGATCTGATTATTTCCTTCAGAACGAGTATCTTTATTTGGAACTTTCATTTGGATCTGTATTACTAAGAACTATAGCGGTTATTGGTGAAACCTTTTTCTCCTTGGTTTATTTTTTACTTAGtatgtgtgtggtatgtatgggtggtgactgattttttaaaacatatttacatGTAATGTATATGTTGTATATGCTCTTGCtacatatataatatacatgtaagTTATTTTATAGTAATGTATGAGCATACATGATTCTGTTTAACAAGAAGtctaaatacaaaattattttgttGATTGTATGttatctgatattttttaaattgattgtaCACTCCCCCTAATGTAGTAGTGAGAAACTTTTTCTGGGGCAGTATTTGTTTGCCTATACAGTTATTTACTTATGATGGTATCACCCCAAGGGCcaaattcattaaggcttttctcccattttgtatctatggggaaaacccTTAGAGAATCAGGTACCAAGTTTActaaattttctttatttaatttgtttgcaTTTCAGCTCCTATGCACCTCCTTTTGGGAACTAGTGGTGCATCACATACAATGTATTTCCTGTACTCCATTTTGACTTGTATGTGAGACATTTATCTCCTGTCAAAGTGCTTTGCTTGACATATATTATGAAatgttattaaaatatatattttttaaatattactgCTAGGCAGCATGAACTAATTTTATTGCAGTTTTTATAGGCATGaggatatatttttattattttattacagTTCTCACAGACTTGAGGAtccattttactttttatttcttgcTGAGATGGGTTCCTCCTACTCCTTTATTCTTCTAACTCAGTTAGAGCCAAGTctaggatctggcaccatgagcctttatttgcagctacctggggatttttcacCTGTTTTATATACCTTCATAACATTGCAGAGATTCCTTCCAGAAGCCTGCAATCGTAggtcctaaatctggccacctGGTGTCTGTCCATTGCATGATGACTGTGATTCTCACCTTCCTGGGGGCTGTGAAACATTGCATTCACAATATCCAAAGCCCCGGTAGACCTGGAGAGGAGAAGACCCGAGCCAGAAATCAAAACCAGGTCCCTCAGAACTGCCACTGAGGCACTAGGCTGGCTTGAGGATATTCAATAGGATACATAATTGGCAATCCAAACAAGTAGTTTTAAGCCTGCATAGAAAAAACTGACTTTCAAATTCGAGGTACTTGTGTACATTGTAGTGGAATATTAGATTGCTATGTGGCCAGAAGTATTCATGTATCCTCACGCATTTCAAAATTGCTGTAAGTTAGACACTTTAGTGGCATGTCTGCAATATGCTTTTTTTATACTTAAATATGTAAGTGAGAAcatgtatatatattatacatgtgTACTGCAACAAAATTGCACATAAGACAAGTTGATAACCATGTGCATCTTCTCAGCTCAGGTCTGATGTCTTAGTTTGCAGCTGGCCAGATTCCTCATCTTTGGCCTGATGTAACAACTGATTGGAGATGCGTCCTGAAGTACCCAACTGGAAGAATGACTACTTCAGGTGGGAAATGACACTGATTTCAGGGACTGAAATAACTCTTATTATCACTAATAATAAATATTCTAGCAATAGACTAGGGCAGACTAGATTAAACAGAATAAGCATTACCTTTGAATAAAACATTCCCCTCTTAAGAACATCTTCTCGCAGTCCCCAAGGTTTTCCTTCTTATGGAGGTGATTCCTGTTTTAAGAACATCCCCCTTACAAGAATGTTTGTTTCACAGTCCTTGATTTGTTTATTCCCTACTAGATTTAACAATTTGCTTCAATAAACTTCCAGGAAATTGCATTCACTTGCAATCAAAAAAGAAATGGGCATTATTTCTTGAGATAGTTATTTAAAATTCCTTTAAGATTCAGAACAatataaaaaagattttgttCCACTTTTCATCTTTACATTTTAGGTTTTTGGAAGAGTCAGATATCTTCAAGTGCTAGGAAGAGATGAGGGGTGGAGGGTCAATATCACTGTTGAATTTTCAGTAGGTGGCAACTAGTTCTATTATAATAGCTGAAAATACAAAGCATCAATATCATTCATTGAAACATTgaagtgcaataataataattataattattattcaaTTCTTATACAGTGCCTtgcaaaaaattcaaaacaatccagatatatatataaatattactACTAGCTGGTTAACTGTTTTGAGATTCGTTTTTAGAAAATGACTTAGCTTGGTAAATTCATCTACTCAGAACATTTGGGGCCTGATTTTAGaaatcatttacatgtgtaaaactggattttacttgagtaaatgcactttactcgagtaagtgtgccattgaaaattgctacagtatatgccattgaattgtccataggatttactcacctaagtgcactttatgtgagtaaatggcttttgaaaattgctatgataatgtgttacatttacgcatgtaacacctttgaaaattacctccttggtAGTCAATGGAAATCTGTTCCATTGCTAGAATGTACTGTTTAATATTTTGCAAATCCATTCTGTTTCTGTCCCTATAAATAGCTGAGCATCCGTCTGTTTGTCACTCAGTGATGCGTACACGAAGACTTCACATTGATATAATGACCGCCCAACTTCTGTGTTTGACCTTCATAGCCCTTTCTTTAGGAGGTAAGTAATcatttttataatattatacactGTTCTACAATCTTAGGTACAGTGGATCCTCTTGTGGTCCCTTCCAGCACTATCTTTCTATGATCCTAGCTGATATCCTGAAGTCCCTTCCAGCATTATCTCACTATAGTTCTAGCTGATTTCCTGAGGTCCTTTCCAGCACTATCTTTCTATGATCCTAACTGACTTTGTGAGGTCCCTTCCAGCTTTATCTCTCTTATGATTCTAGATGACCTCTTGAGGTTCCATTCAGCCCTATCGTTCTATGATTCTAGATGTTCTTCTGAAATCCCTTCCAGCCCTGTCTTTCTAGGATTCTGTGATCTTAGTATTTATAATTTTGCTATATTTGGAGACATGCTTCCAAACATGAATGATCTCTTTAGTGCTAGTGATGATAATATGTATAAGTTCATAAGGTTAGTATGTTGACGTTGAAGCTGAACCTTTGTGTGCCATAAAATTGTTGTTTACATTTGTATTCATACTTTCTGATCAAAAAACAATGTATCCAATGCTCCTAACATGCTACAGCAGCTTGAAGATATAAGGACCAATGGACTATTATTTCACAACAGTTCTAACACATGCATTCAAGTTTTCCCCTCTGCCATTGActtcgggcaagtcactttgtctccctgtgcctcagctctaattctcagctctgtcactgactctgtgagtGATCTCGAGGGGAGTTACTTTATCCCATTGTGCATCAGCTCTAATTCCCTGTTCTGTCAATGACTCTCTTTTGACCTCCAGGGAGTCATTTTATGTTCCTTTACCTGCAGAACTCTGATCAACTTAAGAATagcataaagaagaaaaaaaatcagttttgatGAGGATATGGAATTCTGCAAACTGTTAAAATTCTGCAGCATGTAACCAGTGCAAAATCTCTCCATGCATTCCTATATAactagcatttaaaaaaaaaaaatgtcactggcTATGGAAAATAAAGGGTTAATTTATTAACTAGATCTCTGAGTCTGCATAGCGCTCTCAGTaaagtgtattttataacacagtTTTATAGCAGGTATTTTCATATAAGGGTAAGGACCTCTCGGGCCATTCTGTCTGCCGAGTAAGCAATTGCTTGGTTTGTTGTCACAAACCCTTTTCAAATTCCAGGCATCTCCCTCCCTTACAATCATCACCTCTCACTGTCCTTGACCAAGTATGTTTGAAATTAGTTATTCACTGTTTTTGGTTGCTATCATCACTGCTGGTGTCCCTCTGCCTACTGAGCCTCCATcatctccctcccctgcccatttgtatctctctctgctcctttttTGACTCTAGGTTGTAGCCTCCTGCCAACAGTCACCCAGCCAGATAGCACTGCTTTTGAAGAAGGAAAGATGGCCATCCTCAAATGCCAATTAGGAGATGGGAAAATCCAAGACTTCCATGTCTTCTGGTTTCAGCAGAAGCCGGGCAACCCTCCAGCTGGCATCCTAAAACATGGCAACGATGGGGCTGTCAGCCGCAACCCTGGCTTTTCCGAACGTTTCCTGCCAATAAGAGACAGCAGAAGCAATTCGTATATCCTGCACATCCAGGAGGTGAAAACAGAGGAAAGTGCCATTTACTGGTGCATGGTAGAAGCAAACTATTTCAGTACTTCCATCTTTGGTGATGGCACCAGACTCAGTGTGTTTGGAGGTAAGTGGAGATACAGTCATTGCAGAGTTACAAACATATATTGTTATAGATTTACATACTAGTTATTTAATTCTCTTTCTACATAGTTGCATATTAAAGAATCATAGGAAGAGAGGACTGGAAGGGCCTTAAAAGGTCATTCAGATCATAGAAAGATAGGTCTGAAAGGAATATCAAGAAGCCATCTAGAATCCTGGAAAGACGGGATGGAAGGGACCTCAGGAGTAGACAAGGTGTGCTAGCAATTCAGTCAGATTTGAACCAGGTGAATTTCAACCTGTTTTGAATTCAACACATTCTTCAGATTTTTCCATGATTCACTGGGGAAAATCCATTACACTTTTACAAGCTGATTTGGAAACATTCTAAAGAAATTGAATTTGTCAGAGTTGTAATTTCAAATAACATGAAGCAAA
Protein-coding regions in this window:
- the LOC115081228 gene encoding immunoglobulin lambda-1 light chain-like; its protein translation is MTTSAEHPSVCHSVMRTRRLHIDIMTAQLLCLTFIALSLGGCSLLPTVTQPDSTAFEEGKMAILKCQLGDGKIQDFHVFWFQQKPGNPPAGILKHGNDGAVSRNPGFSERFLPIRDSRSNSYILHIQEVKTEESAIYWCMVEANYFSTSIFGDGTRLSVFGGKDALPPSVTLLTSEQNISPSSVFNALCLADSFYPAILEIKWTIGGNITNSAIAGPAVSNRNGAYSQNSLLQLSYEEWKTTPSVACMVRHDSTHTVITKNLQECK